In one window of Duganella dendranthematis DNA:
- the flgL gene encoding flagellar hook-associated protein FlgL, whose product MRIATSQFQATMTRSLQYNQGQLSSLSAQMSSGNKIQVPSDDPVTAVRLSRLAREEAILGQYQDNIGAIKIRLSSNETYLQSMVNDITQAHDQLVLAADGSNTGDDLKSMVTTFTSLRDSLLYSANEKDQEGNYVFSGTATGTPAISYDASAPLGSRYTFSGNTNQQKSVIGNGISQTVNVDVSGLEGMLNKLDTTIDALSQTTVDPGDPAVKAAIADSMDSTSATLELVAGKIATFGGAQNVMDTLNGNHANVSLSNQNAIFELNSLDYGQATVELNGYNTALQASYKAYAKISGLSLFNIL is encoded by the coding sequence ATGCGTATCGCCACCAGTCAATTCCAGGCCACCATGACGCGCAGCCTGCAATACAACCAGGGCCAGTTGTCCTCGCTGAGCGCGCAAATGTCCAGCGGCAACAAGATCCAGGTACCGTCCGACGATCCGGTCACCGCCGTGCGCCTGTCGCGCCTGGCGCGCGAGGAAGCCATCCTCGGCCAGTACCAGGACAATATCGGCGCCATCAAGATCCGCCTGTCGTCCAACGAGACCTATCTGCAGAGCATGGTCAACGACATCACCCAGGCCCACGACCAGCTGGTGCTGGCGGCCGACGGCAGCAACACCGGCGACGACCTGAAGTCCATGGTGACCACCTTCACTTCACTGCGCGACAGCCTGCTGTACAGCGCCAACGAAAAAGACCAGGAGGGCAATTATGTGTTCTCCGGCACCGCTACCGGCACCCCGGCCATCAGTTACGATGCCAGCGCGCCGCTCGGTTCGCGCTACACCTTCAGCGGCAACACCAATCAGCAGAAGTCGGTGATCGGCAACGGTATCAGCCAGACCGTCAACGTTGACGTCTCCGGTCTGGAAGGCATGCTCAACAAGCTGGACACCACCATCGATGCCTTGTCGCAGACCACCGTCGACCCGGGCGATCCAGCAGTCAAGGCCGCCATTGCCGACAGCATGGACAGCACCAGCGCGACGCTGGAGCTGGTAGCGGGCAAGATCGCCACCTTCGGCGGCGCGCAAAACGTCATGGACACGCTGAACGGCAATCACGCCAACGTCAGCCTGTCGAACCAGAACGCGATTTTCGAATTGAATTCGCTGGACTACGGCCAGGCCACCGTCGAGCTGAACGGCTATAACACGGCGCTGCAAGCCTCGTACAAGGCTTACGCCAAAATCAGCGGCCTGTCGCTGTTCAACATCCTGTAA
- a CDS encoding amino acid ABC transporter permease, which produces MELLDLLREAAPVMLRGAGYTVLFALAAMVGGLLIGFPVAVLRMLPYRLLAWPAGVYVSLMRGTPLLVQMFVIYYGLPSVGIEFTPVTAGILALSLNSGAFLSESLRGAISSISQGQWAASYSLGLGYWRTLYYVVLPQALRVAVPAMSNTLISLIKDTSLVSVITLTELMLSTKEVIATTFQPLPLYLSAAAIYWLLSLLFEALQRRAEQRLNRAHRSR; this is translated from the coding sequence ATGGAGTTGCTGGACCTGCTGCGCGAAGCCGCGCCGGTGATGCTGCGCGGCGCCGGCTATACGGTGCTGTTTGCGCTGGCGGCGATGGTGGGCGGGCTGCTGATCGGTTTCCCGGTGGCGGTGCTGCGCATGCTGCCGTACCGCCTGCTGGCGTGGCCGGCCGGCGTGTATGTCAGCCTGATGCGCGGCACGCCGCTGCTGGTGCAGATGTTCGTCATCTACTACGGCCTGCCCAGTGTCGGCATTGAATTTACGCCGGTCACGGCCGGCATCCTGGCGCTCAGTTTGAACTCCGGCGCCTTCCTGTCGGAGAGCCTGCGCGGCGCGATTTCCTCGATCAGCCAGGGCCAGTGGGCGGCCAGCTACAGCCTCGGCCTGGGCTACTGGCGCACGCTGTACTACGTGGTGCTGCCGCAGGCGCTGCGGGTAGCGGTGCCTGCCATGAGCAATACGCTGATCAGCCTGATCAAGGATACTTCGCTGGTGTCGGTCATCACGCTGACCGAGCTGATGCTGTCGACCAAGGAAGTCATCGCCACCACCTTCCAGCCGCTGCCGCTGTACCTGAGCGCGGCGGCCATTTATTGGCTGCTCAGCCTGCTGTTCGAGGCGCTGCAACGGCGCGCGGAACAACGCTTGAACCGCGCACACCGCAGCAGATAA
- a CDS encoding transporter substrate-binding domain-containing protein, with product MLKREFMLALVALSLAVPASAADLLATVKARGTLKVATEGTYPPFNYREKNGELAGYDVDVARLVASKLGLKVEFVTSEWASILAGLAAGKYDVIVAQVGINPKREQAFDFSAPYIYSMPQLIVRNNETAGYKSLADLKGKKLGVGQGSVYEQQAKAATGIEVRSYAAAPDTMADLAAGRIDAALNDSLMSAYLLKISKLPIKAGAQVGAVERMGIPFKKGNPEFKQALNKVLADAAADGSLKAISLKWFGVDVSKAP from the coding sequence ATGTTGAAACGTGAATTTATGCTGGCGCTGGTTGCGCTGAGCCTCGCTGTGCCGGCTTCGGCGGCCGACCTGCTGGCCACCGTCAAGGCGCGCGGCACGCTGAAGGTCGCGACCGAAGGCACCTATCCGCCGTTTAACTACCGCGAGAAGAATGGCGAACTGGCCGGCTACGACGTCGACGTCGCGCGCCTGGTCGCCAGCAAGCTGGGCCTGAAAGTGGAATTCGTCACCAGCGAGTGGGCCAGCATCCTGGCCGGGCTGGCGGCGGGCAAGTATGACGTGATTGTCGCCCAGGTCGGCATCAATCCCAAACGCGAGCAGGCCTTCGATTTTTCCGCACCGTATATCTACTCGATGCCGCAGCTGATCGTCCGTAACAACGAGACGGCCGGCTACAAGTCGCTGGCCGACCTCAAGGGCAAGAAGCTGGGCGTGGGGCAGGGCAGCGTCTACGAGCAGCAGGCCAAGGCTGCGACCGGCATCGAAGTGCGCAGCTATGCGGCGGCGCCGGACACCATGGCGGACCTGGCGGCCGGCCGCATCGACGCCGCACTCAACGATAGCCTGATGTCGGCCTATCTGCTGAAGATCTCCAAACTGCCGATCAAGGCTGGCGCGCAGGTCGGCGCGGTCGAGCGCATGGGCATTCCGTTCAAGAAGGGCAATCCCGAATTCAAGCAGGCGCTGAACAAGGTACTGGCGGACGCGGCGGCAGACGGCAGCCTCAAGGCCATCTCGCTGAAGTGGTTCGGCGTCGACGTCAGCAAGGCGCCGTAA
- a CDS encoding putative bifunctional diguanylate cyclase/phosphodiesterase, which yields MHAEIAGLSVLPGQAAIEPYAINANADAAAADAVEPSWFNDIYLLAPVGYFVLSFDTTILQMNVVGADQLGIPRANPERATLRQFVAPRFHDDFDRFLRRAVNSAQPEQCNLQMLRGRDRQGFPVSLRASADSSGQAVRVVLEPAEGKLPALEHSEERFRRIVHNAEEGIWEIDAAARTSFVNPKMAQMLGYSIEEMLEQPLVAFMDEEGRTILERNIARRQQGQAARHEFKFLRKDGAELWATLATNPIFDSEGGYRGALALVSDITDSRASAELIWQQANFDTLTALPNRHMFQDRLGQELKKARREGLLLALLFIDLDGFKAVNDTLGHAQGDALLVEAARRIGRCVRNSDTVARLGGDEFIVILPGLEQVDGVDRIAQSMLTLLSRPFVLDGAQPSISASVGIALYPADASASDELLRAADQAMYAAKQSGRNRYSYYTQDLQLAAQARQQATLDLRTALAQQQFALHYQPIVNLRSGKIERAEALLRWRHPQRGLLAPAEFLPCAEAGGMMLEIGDWVFRQAAQQARQWQDELGKGFQVSINQSSAQLRGDTALYVDWLRHAAELGLAPRSIVLEITEGVLMDASRAAERLRDLREMGLQVALDNFGTGYSSLSHLKHFGIDLLKLDRSFIQHLANDSGDLAMCEALIVMAHKLGLRVVAEGVETAAQSGLLAMAGCDYAQGYAFAGALPAQELAALAKRGLQLLH from the coding sequence ATGCACGCTGAGATTGCTGGCCTGTCGGTATTGCCGGGGCAGGCTGCGATCGAGCCTTATGCTATCAATGCAAACGCTGATGCGGCCGCCGCCGATGCCGTCGAGCCATCATGGTTCAACGACATCTACCTACTGGCGCCGGTCGGCTATTTCGTGTTGTCGTTCGATACCACCATCTTGCAGATGAATGTGGTCGGTGCCGATCAGCTCGGCATTCCGCGCGCCAATCCCGAGCGGGCCACGCTACGCCAGTTCGTGGCGCCGCGCTTCCACGACGACTTCGACCGTTTCCTGCGGCGCGCCGTCAACAGCGCCCAGCCCGAACAATGCAATCTGCAGATGCTGCGCGGCCGCGACCGCCAGGGTTTTCCGGTGTCGCTGCGCGCCAGCGCCGACAGCAGCGGCCAGGCCGTGCGCGTGGTGCTGGAGCCGGCCGAAGGCAAGCTGCCGGCGCTGGAGCACAGCGAGGAACGCTTCCGCCGCATCGTCCACAATGCCGAGGAAGGGATCTGGGAAATCGACGCCGCCGCCCGTACCAGCTTCGTCAATCCGAAGATGGCGCAGATGCTCGGCTACAGTATCGAGGAGATGCTGGAACAGCCGCTGGTGGCCTTCATGGACGAGGAAGGCCGCACCATCCTCGAACGCAATATCGCGCGCCGTCAGCAGGGCCAGGCCGCGCGCCACGAGTTCAAATTCCTCCGCAAGGACGGCGCCGAGCTGTGGGCCACGCTGGCCACCAATCCGATCTTCGACAGCGAGGGCGGCTACCGTGGCGCGCTGGCGCTGGTCAGCGACATCACCGACAGCCGCGCCTCCGCCGAGCTGATCTGGCAGCAGGCCAACTTCGACACGTTGACCGCGCTGCCCAACCGGCATATGTTCCAGGACCGCCTCGGCCAGGAGCTGAAGAAGGCGCGCCGCGAAGGCTTGCTGCTGGCGCTGCTGTTCATCGATCTGGACGGTTTTAAAGCCGTCAACGACACGCTTGGCCATGCGCAGGGCGACGCCTTGCTGGTGGAAGCGGCGCGCCGTATCGGCCGCTGCGTGCGCAATTCGGACACGGTGGCGCGCCTGGGCGGCGACGAGTTCATCGTCATTCTGCCGGGGCTGGAACAGGTTGATGGCGTCGACCGCATCGCCCAGAGCATGCTGACACTGCTGAGCAGGCCGTTCGTGCTGGACGGCGCGCAGCCGTCGATCTCGGCCAGCGTCGGCATCGCGCTGTATCCGGCCGACGCCAGCGCGTCCGATGAGCTGCTGCGCGCGGCCGACCAGGCCATGTACGCTGCCAAGCAAAGCGGCCGCAACCGCTACAGCTATTACACGCAAGATCTGCAACTGGCGGCGCAGGCGCGCCAGCAGGCCACGCTGGATCTGCGGACGGCGCTGGCGCAGCAGCAGTTCGCGCTGCATTACCAGCCCATCGTCAATCTGCGCAGCGGCAAGATCGAGCGCGCCGAAGCGCTGCTGCGCTGGCGCCATCCGCAGCGCGGACTGCTGGCGCCGGCCGAATTCCTGCCGTGCGCCGAAGCCGGCGGCATGATGCTGGAAATCGGCGACTGGGTGTTCCGCCAGGCCGCGCAGCAGGCGCGCCAGTGGCAGGACGAGCTGGGCAAGGGCTTCCAGGTCAGCATCAACCAGTCGTCGGCGCAGTTGCGCGGCGATACCGCGCTGTATGTGGACTGGCTGCGCCATGCGGCGGAGCTGGGCCTGGCGCCGCGCAGCATCGTGCTGGAGATTACCGAAGGCGTGCTGATGGACGCCAGCCGCGCCGCCGAACGCCTGCGCGACCTGCGCGAGATGGGCTTGCAGGTGGCGCTGGATAATTTCGGCACTGGCTATTCCTCGCTGTCGCATCTCAAGCATTTCGGCATCGACCTGCTCAAGCTGGACCGCAGCTTTATCCAGCATCTGGCCAACGACAGCGGCGACCTGGCGATGTGCGAGGCGCTGATCGTCATGGCCCACAAGCTGGGGCTGCGGGTAGTGGCGGAGGGCGTGGAGACGGCGGCGCAAAGCGGCTTGCTGGCCATGGCCGGCTGCGATTATGCCCAGGGATATGCGTTTGCCGGCGCGCTGCCGGCGCAAGAACTGGCCGCTCTGGCCAAGCGCGGCCTGCAGCTACTGCACTAA
- a CDS encoding energy transducer TonB, which yields MIIRSIAALSLITLSTLSNQASAATTAPRLADAECDAPAYRNAWQDDELQGNVKLAVLVDANGNVKDSKVISSSGHVALDKASLRASTACKFKPASNGAEPVWAQVQYKWVLN from the coding sequence ATGATCATCCGTTCTATCGCCGCCCTGTCCCTGATCACCCTGTCGACCCTGTCGAACCAAGCTAGCGCAGCTACCACCGCGCCACGTCTGGCCGATGCAGAATGCGACGCACCAGCCTACCGCAACGCATGGCAAGACGACGAACTGCAAGGCAACGTCAAACTGGCCGTGCTGGTAGATGCCAACGGCAATGTCAAAGACAGCAAAGTGATCTCGTCGAGCGGCCACGTCGCCCTGGACAAAGCATCGCTGCGCGCCAGCACCGCTTGCAAATTCAAGCCAGCCAGCAACGGCGCCGAGCCAGTCTGGGCCCAAGTGCAATACAAATGGGTACTGAACTAA
- a CDS encoding YcbK family protein yields the protein MASRRAFIQQGLGLTAASFLSVPLIGCATSTPVRHSSTTASSKPVVKPAAPVQAQAQSMPRAADQLAPSGAGMNGMEPPPDIFDAQALDLEFWLRPRTIEVVRPASKERAKLLYWKDGEIIESAYQDLCHLLRDVNGGNETRTIDPKLFETLWGTQAFVQRYGIDAPLEILSGYRTPASNQKLREAGVPAARQSLHMVGRAADIRIATLNAEVLGGLVKSFRQGGVGFYYRAGPRGGWIHADTGLQRTWKG from the coding sequence ATGGCATCGCGCAGAGCTTTCATACAGCAGGGGTTAGGGCTGACCGCTGCGAGTTTTTTATCTGTGCCCTTGATCGGCTGTGCCACCAGCACGCCGGTGCGGCATAGCAGCACGACGGCTTCCAGCAAGCCGGTCGTCAAACCGGCGGCGCCAGTTCAGGCGCAGGCGCAAAGCATGCCGCGCGCCGCCGACCAACTGGCCCCATCCGGCGCCGGCATGAACGGCATGGAACCGCCACCCGATATTTTCGACGCCCAGGCGCTTGACCTGGAATTCTGGCTGCGTCCGCGCACTATTGAAGTGGTGCGTCCGGCCAGCAAGGAGCGCGCCAAGTTGCTGTACTGGAAAGACGGCGAAATTATCGAATCGGCTTACCAGGACTTGTGCCATTTGCTGCGCGACGTCAACGGCGGCAACGAGACCCGCACCATCGATCCCAAACTGTTTGAAACGCTGTGGGGCACGCAAGCCTTCGTGCAGCGCTACGGTATCGATGCGCCGCTGGAAATTTTGTCCGGCTACCGCACGCCGGCTTCCAACCAGAAGCTGCGCGAAGCCGGGGTGCCGGCCGCGCGCCAGTCGCTGCACATGGTCGGCCGCGCCGCCGACATCCGCATCGCCACGCTCAATGCCGAGGTGCTGGGCGGGCTGGTCAAGAGTTTCCGCCAGGGCGGCGTCGGTTTCTATTACCGCGCCGGTCCGCGCGGCGGCTGGATCCACGCCGACACCGGCTTGCAGCGCACCTGGAAGGGTTGA